Within Kineothrix sp. MB12-C1, the genomic segment TGCTGCCGCCCTTGCGTCCCCGGTTAATAATATGGGGCACGCCTGTATGTATCATTAATTCCTTCGCAGCTACCACATTCACAAATCCCACAGGAACTCCTATAATGAATTCCGGCACAAATCTCTTACTCTCTATCATTTCATATAACTGTATGAGTGCAGTCGGCGCATTTCCGATCGCAAAGATAACGGGTTTTTCTATTTTGGTTGCCAGTTCCATGCTGGCGGTTGCACGGGTCGTCTGATTCTTCGCTGCAAGCCGGGCCGTTTCCTCCTTGTCCATGAAACAAATGGCCTCTCCTCCAAAGCTTTGCAAAACCTTCTTATTAATACCGGCAAGCGCCATATTCGTAT encodes:
- a CDS encoding precorrin-8X methylmutase, with the translated sequence MNGIEFVLPNEIEKRSFEIITKELEERGITLEKENEMVIKRAIHTSADFEYADTMIFSEGAVERAKELIRNGAYIVTDTNMALAGINKKVLQSFGGEAICFMDKEETARLAAKNQTTRATASMELATKIEKPVIFAIGNAPTALIQLYEMIESKRFVPEFIIGVPVGFVNVVAAKELMIHTGVPHIINRGRKGGSNVAAAICNAVLYELT